In the genome of Parus major isolate Abel chromosome 2, Parus_major1.1, whole genome shotgun sequence, one region contains:
- the GBX1 gene encoding homeobox protein GBX-1, translating to MQRPGGQGTAFSIDSLIGTPPPRSGHLLYTGYPMFMPYRPLVLPQALSHAPLQSGLPPLAPLASFAGRLTNTFCASLGQAVPSMVALTTALPSFSEPPDGFYPPQELPPPRATPDAGCRRGADGLETEELPPGRDKGPAEPPLHFPDPFPGLADGKAYSSDEEKLEVKSAATPCSEREEESSAGESEEEPFLDGAAAGTALGAKGKGKGGPAAEQPPPGSGAGKSRRRRTAFTSEQLLELEKEFHCKKYLSLTERSQIAHALKLSEVQVKIWFQNRRAKWKRIKAGNVSNRSGEPVRNPKIVVPIPVHVNRFAVRSQHQQIEQGARP from the exons ATGCAGAGACCCGGCGGCCAGGGGACCGCCTTCTCCATCGACTCGCTCATTGGGACGCCGCCGCCGCGCTCCGGGCACCTGCTCTACACCGGGTACCCCATGTTCATGCCGTACCGGCCGCTGGTGCTACCGCAGGCGCTGTCCCACGCCCCGCTGCAGTCGGGGCTGCCGCCGCTGGCCCCGCTCGCTTCCTTCGCCGGCCGCCTCACCAACACCTTCTGCGCCAGCCTGGGCCAGGCCGTGCCCTCTATGGTGGCGCTCACCACCGCCCTGCCCAGTTTCTCCGAGCCCCCCGACGGCTTCTACCCACCGCAGGAGCTGCCCCCGCCGCGGGCCACCCCCGACGCCGGCTGCCGGCGCGGCGCCGACGGCCTGGAGACGGAGGAGCTGCCCCCGGGCCGCGACAAGGGGCCGGCCGAGCCGCCGCTGCACTTCCCGGACCCCTTCCCCGGCCTTGCAG ACGGGAAGGCGTACAGCTCAGACGAGGAGAAGTTGGAGGTGAAGTCGGCGGCGACGCCGTGCAGCGAGCGGGAGGAGGAGAGCTCGGCGGGCGAGAGCGAGGAGGAGCCCTTCCTGGACGGGGCTGCTGCCGGCACCGCGCTGGGAGCCAAGGGCAAGGGCAagggcggccccgccgccgaGCAGCCCCCGCCGGGCTCCGGGGCCGGGAAGAGCCGCCGGCGCCGCACGGCCTTCACCAGcgagcagctgctggagctggagaaggagttCCACTGCAAAAAGTACCTGAGCCTGACGGAGCGCTCGCAGATCGCACATGCCCTGAAGCTGAGCGAGGTGCAGGTGAAGATCTGGTTCCAGAACCGCCGCGCCAAGTGGAAACGCATCAAGGCTGGCAATGTCAGCAACCGCTCGGGAGAGCCCGTCCGCAACCCCAAGATCGTGGTGCCCATCCCGGTGCACGTCAATCGCTTCGCCGTGCGCAGTCAGCACCAGCAGATCGAGCAGGGCGCCCGGCCCTGA